One Nitrospira sp. genomic region harbors:
- the rnd gene encoding ribonuclease D: MATLEPDQTFITSDDALDALCDQLLNSSVIAIDTEFMGEEHFIPRLELIQVAAEGVAAVIDFPAVQETAPMARFWELVCDARIEKVLHAGRQDLELFAHHAGRLPKPFFDTQIAAAMVGYGAQTAYANLVQRVQGVKLDKAHTFTNWSQRPLSREQLVYALDDVTFLLPVHRHLRQKLSVMGRAEWVDEEFARLEVSLGAQARDPQERYQRIRGWDSLKPRAAGVLRDLAAWREGEARRRNVPRGRVMRDEVLVQLARQTPRTLDQLRGMRGMYSSEVERNGQALLATMQQALARPESEWPEVPRDRKPDPESTGVLELLQAVLKSRASVENIAPTLIATTGDLQALVERASPVEEMDIPVLRGWRRQLVGETLLSVLSGDLKVWIDPQLGKLRFGHLDHA; the protein is encoded by the coding sequence ATGGCCACACTGGAACCGGATCAGACCTTCATTACCTCCGACGATGCCCTCGATGCCCTCTGTGATCAACTCCTCAACAGTTCGGTCATTGCCATCGATACCGAGTTTATGGGGGAGGAGCATTTCATCCCCCGCCTGGAGTTGATTCAGGTCGCGGCGGAAGGGGTGGCCGCGGTTATCGACTTTCCCGCCGTGCAAGAGACCGCGCCGATGGCCCGATTCTGGGAGCTTGTCTGCGATGCCCGCATCGAAAAGGTGCTGCATGCGGGACGGCAGGACCTGGAACTGTTCGCACACCATGCCGGGCGTCTGCCGAAGCCCTTTTTCGATACACAGATCGCCGCCGCCATGGTCGGGTACGGCGCGCAGACCGCCTATGCCAACCTGGTCCAGCGCGTCCAGGGCGTGAAACTCGACAAGGCCCATACATTTACGAATTGGAGCCAGCGGCCGCTGAGCCGCGAGCAGCTGGTCTATGCCCTGGACGACGTGACCTTCCTGCTCCCGGTGCACCGGCATCTCCGGCAGAAATTATCCGTGATGGGTCGCGCGGAATGGGTGGATGAGGAATTCGCCCGTTTGGAAGTCTCTCTTGGCGCACAGGCGCGGGACCCCCAGGAGCGGTATCAACGCATCCGTGGATGGGACAGCCTCAAACCACGCGCGGCCGGTGTCCTGCGCGACTTGGCGGCCTGGCGTGAAGGGGAGGCCCGGCGGCGCAACGTCCCGCGGGGACGAGTGATGCGTGACGAGGTGCTGGTGCAGCTGGCCCGTCAAACGCCGCGCACGCTGGATCAATTGCGCGGCATGCGGGGAATGTATTCGTCGGAAGTCGAACGGAACGGGCAGGCGCTGCTCGCCACCATGCAGCAGGCGCTGGCGCGACCGGAATCCGAATGGCCCGAGGTCCCACGCGATCGCAAGCCGGATCCCGAATCCACCGGCGTGCTGGAGCTGCTGCAGGCTGTGCTGAAGTCCCGTGCCTCTGTGGAGAACATCGCCCCCACGCTGATCGCCACCACCGGTGACTTGCAGGCCCTGGTCGAACGGGCGTCACCAGTGGAAGAAATGGACATCCCCGTGTTACGGGGCTGGCGACGGCAACTGGTCGGAGAAACACTCCTCAGCGTTCTATCCGGGGACCTGAAGGTGTGGATCGACCCGCAACTCGGCAAGCTCCGCTTCGGCCATCTCGATCACGCGTAA
- the arsC gene encoding arsenate reductase (glutaredoxin) (This arsenate reductase requires both glutathione and glutaredoxin to convert arsenate to arsenite, after which the efflux transporter formed by ArsA and ArsB can extrude the arsenite from the cell, providing resistance.): protein MAEITIYQKPTCSTCREAVRIVRESGQPFKAINYYEQPFTKSQLKGLLQKAGLTAREVLRTKEDLYKSLKLADPAMSEDHLLDLMVLHPDLIQRPLVEKGDKAMLARPADTITKML from the coding sequence ATGGCGGAGATCACAATCTATCAGAAACCCACCTGTTCGACGTGTCGCGAGGCCGTGCGGATCGTGCGCGAGAGCGGCCAACCGTTCAAGGCGATCAATTATTATGAGCAACCGTTCACAAAGAGCCAACTCAAAGGCCTGCTCCAGAAAGCCGGACTAACGGCTCGCGAGGTCCTGCGCACGAAAGAAGATCTCTACAAGTCGCTGAAGCTGGCCGACCCGGCAATGAGCGAGGACCATCTGCTCGACCTGATGGTCCTGCATCCGGATTTGATTCAACGTCCGCTCGTCGAAAAGGGCGATAAGGCCATGCTGGCGCGCCCGGCCGACACGATCACCAAGATGCTCTGA